From Pseudoalteromonas rubra, one genomic window encodes:
- the aceE gene encoding pyruvate dehydrogenase (acetyl-transferring), homodimeric type produces MSEVNKFDVDALETQEWLQALESVVKEEGVERAQFLLEQVLEQARLDGVDMPTGITTNYVNTIPADQEPAYPGDVNLERRIRSIIRWNAIMIVLRASKKDLELGGHMASYQSSAAFYEMCFNHFFRAPNEKDGGDLVYYQGHISPGIYARAFVEGRLSAEQLDNFRQEVDGKGLSSYPHPKLMPEFWQFPTVSMGLGPIASIYQARFLKYLDGRGLKDTAEQRVYAFLGDGEMDEPESRGAISFAAREKLDNLCYLINCNLQRLDGPVMGNGKIIQELEGLFKGAGWNVIKVVWGSGWDKLLAKDTTGKLLQLMNETIDGDYQTYKAKDGAYVREHFFGRYPETAALVADMTDEEIFALKRGGHEPSKLFAAFKAAQDTKGRPTVILAKTVKGYGMGEAAEGKNIAHQVKKMDMTHVEHLRSRLGLEDLVSDEQIKDLPYLTLEAGSAEYEYLHARRKSLHGYTPQRLPNFTEALTLPELDAFKPLLEEQKRDISTTMAYVRALNILLKDKGVGKNIVPIIADEARTFGMEGLFRQIGIYNPHGQNYTPQDRDIVSYYKEATSGQVLQEGINELGAMSSWVAAATSYSTNDLPMIPFYIYYSMFGFQRVGDMAWMAGDQQARGFLLGATAGRTTLNGEGLQHEDGHSHIQAGTIPNCISYDPTFAFEVAVILQDGIRRMYGPEQENIFYYLTLMNENYHQPAMPEGAEDGIRKGIYKLESYAGDKAQVQLMGSGTILNEVRKAAQILSDDYGIASDVFSVTSFNELARDGQDAERFNMLNPDAEQKVPYIATVLSDAPAIAATDYMKSYADQVRAFMPSESYKVLGTDGYGRSDSRENLRRHFEVNAGYVVVAALSELVKQGKVEKSVVTDAIKKFDIDTTKTNPLYA; encoded by the coding sequence ATGTCTGAAGTCAATAAATTTGACGTAGACGCGCTAGAAACCCAAGAGTGGTTGCAGGCGCTTGAGTCGGTTGTAAAAGAAGAAGGCGTAGAGCGCGCGCAATTCCTGCTTGAGCAGGTACTTGAGCAGGCGCGTCTGGATGGCGTTGATATGCCAACTGGCATTACGACCAACTATGTCAACACTATCCCGGCAGATCAGGAACCTGCCTATCCGGGGGATGTGAATCTGGAGCGTCGTATTCGCTCTATCATCCGCTGGAATGCGATCATGATCGTACTGCGCGCTTCCAAGAAAGATCTGGAGCTGGGCGGGCATATGGCGTCGTACCAGTCGTCAGCTGCATTTTATGAAATGTGTTTCAACCATTTCTTCCGTGCGCCAAATGAAAAAGACGGTGGCGACCTGGTTTACTATCAGGGTCACATTTCACCAGGTATCTATGCCCGTGCATTCGTTGAAGGTCGTCTGAGCGCTGAGCAGCTGGACAACTTCCGTCAGGAAGTAGACGGTAAAGGTCTGTCTTCTTACCCGCACCCTAAACTGATGCCTGAATTCTGGCAATTCCCGACCGTATCTATGGGTCTGGGTCCAATCGCGTCTATTTATCAGGCTCGTTTCCTGAAATACCTTGATGGTCGTGGTCTGAAAGACACTGCCGAGCAGCGTGTTTACGCCTTCCTGGGCGACGGTGAAATGGATGAGCCGGAATCTCGTGGTGCGATCTCTTTCGCGGCCCGTGAGAAGCTGGATAACCTGTGTTACCTGATCAACTGTAACCTACAGCGCCTGGATGGCCCGGTAATGGGTAATGGTAAAATCATCCAGGAACTGGAAGGTCTGTTCAAAGGTGCTGGCTGGAACGTCATCAAAGTGGTATGGGGTTCAGGCTGGGACAAGCTACTGGCAAAAGACACTACAGGTAAGCTACTACAGCTGATGAACGAAACCATCGATGGTGACTACCAGACGTATAAAGCTAAAGATGGGGCGTATGTACGTGAGCACTTCTTCGGTCGTTATCCGGAGACTGCGGCACTGGTTGCTGATATGACAGACGAAGAGATCTTCGCGCTGAAGCGCGGTGGTCATGAGCCTTCTAAACTGTTTGCTGCATTCAAAGCGGCACAAGACACCAAAGGTCGTCCGACGGTGATCCTGGCCAAGACTGTAAAAGGTTACGGCATGGGTGAAGCGGCGGAAGGTAAAAACATCGCCCACCAGGTGAAGAAAATGGACATGACGCACGTTGAGCACCTGCGTTCTCGTCTGGGCCTGGAAGATCTGGTATCTGACGAGCAAATCAAAGACTTGCCTTACCTGACACTGGAAGCAGGGTCTGCAGAGTACGAATACCTGCACGCACGTCGTAAATCACTGCATGGTTACACGCCACAGCGTTTGCCTAACTTCACAGAAGCACTGACGCTGCCAGAGCTGGATGCATTCAAGCCGCTGCTTGAAGAGCAAAAGCGTGATATCTCAACCACCATGGCCTATGTCCGTGCGTTGAATATTCTGCTGAAAGACAAAGGCGTAGGCAAAAACATCGTGCCTATTATTGCCGACGAAGCGCGTACTTTCGGTATGGAAGGCCTGTTCCGTCAGATTGGTATTTACAACCCGCACGGTCAGAACTACACACCTCAGGATCGCGACATCGTTTCTTACTACAAAGAAGCCACGTCTGGTCAGGTACTGCAAGAAGGTATCAACGAGCTGGGTGCAATGTCTTCATGGGTGGCTGCTGCAACGTCTTACAGCACCAATGACCTGCCAATGATCCCGTTCTACATCTACTACTCTATGTTCGGTTTCCAACGTGTTGGCGACATGGCGTGGATGGCGGGTGACCAACAGGCACGTGGTTTCCTGTTAGGTGCGACTGCAGGTCGTACAACGCTCAACGGTGAAGGTCTGCAGCACGAAGATGGTCACTCGCACATTCAGGCAGGTACTATCCCTAACTGTATTTCTTACGACCCGACATTTGCATTTGAAGTTGCTGTTATTCTGCAAGACGGTATCCGTCGTATGTACGGCCCGGAGCAGGAAAACATCTTCTACTACCTGACACTGATGAACGAAAACTACCATCAGCCTGCAATGCCTGAAGGTGCTGAAGACGGTATCCGTAAAGGTATCTACAAGCTGGAAAGCTATGCAGGCGATAAAGCGCAGGTACAGCTGATGGGTTCAGGTACCATCCTGAACGAAGTACGTAAAGCCGCACAGATCCTGAGCGACGATTACGGCATTGCTTCAGACGTATTCTCTGTGACGTCATTCAACGAGCTGGCACGTGACGGTCAGGACGCTGAGCGTTTCAACATGCTGAACCCAGATGCAGAGCAAAAAGTACCTTATATCGCAACGGTATTGAGCGACGCACCAGCAATTGCGGCCACTGACTACATGAAGAGCTATGCCGATCAGGTACGTGCTTTCATGCCAAGCGAATCATACAAAGTGCTGGGCACCGACGGTTACGGTCGTTCAGACAGCCGTGAAAACCTGCGTCGTCACTTTGAAGTGAATGCAGGCTATGTGGTCGTTGCTGCACTGAGCGAGCTGGTCAAACAAGGCAAAGTTGAGAAATCAGTAGTAACAGACGCTATCAAGAAATTTGATATCGACACAACCAAAACCAACCCACTTTACGCATAA
- the pdhR gene encoding pyruvate dehydrogenase complex transcriptional repressor PdhR, producing MSLKIKAAKLSDVILEQLENMILEGSLMPGEKLPPERELAKQFEVSRPSLREAIQKLEAKGLVTRRQGGGTYVKNQLEEGLTDPLFELISKHPESQFDLLEFRHALEGIAAYYAAMRGTQTDLDKVEQSFDDIASVGDDLVQKARAINTFHFTVAEASHNVVLLHLMRGMQSLLEQNVLQNLTVLVQKPDASEQLAHHREVLKNAVIEGKPEQARLASNAHLAFIEEALLEAGRERSRIERSLRRTKAQ from the coding sequence ATGTCTTTAAAGATAAAAGCAGCGAAACTATCAGATGTGATTCTGGAACAACTGGAAAACATGATCCTCGAAGGGTCGTTGATGCCAGGTGAAAAGCTGCCGCCGGAGCGTGAGCTGGCCAAGCAATTTGAAGTGTCGCGGCCATCACTGCGCGAGGCAATTCAAAAGCTTGAAGCAAAAGGGCTGGTTACCCGACGTCAGGGTGGCGGTACTTATGTGAAAAATCAGCTTGAGGAAGGTCTGACTGATCCCTTATTTGAGTTGATCAGTAAACATCCCGAGTCACAATTTGATTTACTGGAGTTTCGTCATGCCCTGGAGGGCATTGCAGCTTATTATGCAGCCATGCGTGGCACACAAACCGATCTCGATAAAGTGGAACAGAGCTTTGATGACATTGCCAGTGTTGGTGATGATCTGGTGCAAAAAGCCAGAGCCATCAACACTTTCCATTTTACCGTAGCAGAAGCATCACACAACGTGGTGTTGCTGCATCTGATGCGTGGTATGCAATCTTTACTGGAACAAAATGTATTGCAGAACTTAACCGTGCTGGTGCAAAAGCCAGATGCCAGTGAACAGCTTGCTCATCATCGCGAAGTGTTAAAAAACGCGGTGATCGAAGGTAAGCCTGAGCAGGCACGACTGGCCAGTAACGCACACTTAGCCTTTATCGAAGAGGCGTTGCTGGAAGCAGGACGAGAGCGGTCGCGTATTGAGCGCAGTTTGCGTCGCACTAAAGCGCAGTAA